A window of Exiguobacterium sp. Helios genomic DNA:
ATCCGGTGGATGTAAAGCCCCTCTCTGTCAGACCATAGTGTCTGATCCCATTCGAGCGACGGCAATAACGCAATCGAACCCAGTAAGTCCGGTCCCTGTTCATAAACAAACAGTCTTCCGGCATTCAGGTCGCGCTGCACGAGAGCTTCTAAATCGGTCTCGAGATACGCGGACCATTGGCGGCTTCCCCGTTTCTTAAACAGTTCAGCTTTTTCACGCAACAAGGTCGCAATCCGTTGGACATCGTGTGTAGCAGCTGATCGTATCATCGTGTTCCTCCCGTTTTTTAAAATTTACCTTCATCCTAACGAAAGTAACGCCAGAAGAAAACCGTTTTGCTTCAAGACATCAAAAAATCATCAAATCGCATGACTTTGTAAAATTTTTCATATTTCAAAATTCTATCTCGCCCTATTGTATAGTCAGGAGGTGAACAGACCCCCAGTCTGCACAACACAGGTCTACCGACTTTCCACGAGTCGGTAGACCTTTTTTTATCATTTAGACAAATCCGGCCCAACGTTTCGACAGGGCACGGGCCTGTTTGCGGTACGCCTCATCTTCAACGACCGGATTACTGAGACGCGGGGCGGAATCGGCATAATATCCCCCATTGTCGAGCACATCGTCCGTCGTCGCGAGGTACAGGGCGGTTTTCGCTCCGTATTCCGGTGTATAGAGTTTTCCAGTCCAATATCCGACTTGGGCAATCGGTTTCAGGACGGTCTTCAATACTTTTCCGTATTTCCCCCGGTAGAACAGGTCGGTGTTAACGATCCCCGGGTGGACACTGACGAACGTCGCCCGCGTCCCGTATTCCTCGGCCAACTCCCGCATATGGACCATTTGTAACAGCTTCGATTCCCGGTAAGACTTCATCGGATTATACTGTTCTTTTTTGACATGCGCGATCGCCTCGAGTTCGATATCGGTCCGGATCATGCCGCCTTCTCCTGCTAAGGAGGAGATCGAAATGACGCGGGGATCATGTCCCTGTTCAATCAATGGCAACAACCGTTCAATCAAATAAAAGTGACTGAGGTAGTTGACCTGAAACTGGGACTCAAACCCGTCCTTCGTCACATGGTACGGGGGAACCATGATGCCGGCATTTAAAATCAAGCGATCAATCCAGCCAATCCGGTCAAATAACACATCCGCAAAACGCCGGACGGAATCGAGTTGATCCAACTGTACGACCTCGACTTCTAGATTCTTGTCCGAAACCGCATGTTCCCGTAACAGTTGGATTAATAATGTCGCTTTTTTCTCCGATCGGACGGTCGCGATGACACGGTCACCACGTTCGAGCAATTCTTGAATCGTCACCATTCCCATACCGGAGTTTGCTCCTGTGACTACGCAGATGTTCATATAAGATGCCTCCTCTTTCATTATTCCATAATCCATTATGATACGTGTTTTCCTTTTTTTACGGATTTATACACATCTTCCGGCAAACTATTTTCTGAAGCTGCAACGAGGAATGACGTATACTAAAGAAAAGACGTCTTTCATCGAAGGAAGGGATCGCCTATGAACGAAGGGACCGTCCTGTTGCTTGCCGGTATTCTTTTGTTGCTCGCTATCGTCACTACGAAATTTTCTGTCCGTCTGAACGTCCCGACCCTGATTTTATTTGTGTTCGTCGGCATCCTGGCCGGGACGGATGTCTCTGGATTAATTGATTTTGCAGACTTCGAGCAGGCCCGTCTGTTCGGTACGATTGCACTCGTCATCATCTTATTTGACGGCGGCTTGAATACGAAGTGGCGTCATTTCAAAACGGTTCTTCCGGCAGCATTATCGCTTGCAACCGTCGGTGTCCTGGTCACGACCGGACTGATTGCAGCGGTGGCACATTACCTGCTGGATTTCAGCTGGCCGATGGCGTTACTCATCGGCGCGTTGATTGGCTCGACTGATGCGGCGGCGGTCTTTTCATTGCTGAACGGTCGACCGATTGACCAGAAAGTCAAACATACGCTGGAAGCAGAATCGGGAACGAATGATCCGATGGCTGTCTTCTTGACGATTCTGTTCACGGAGTTTGCGTTAAATCCGGAAGCCTTTTCTATCGTACAAGGGATTTTTCTGCTGTTTTACGAGATGGGAATCGGTCTTGTCATAGGGCTGTTTGTCGGCTGGCTGTTGACCTCCTTGATGAACCGGATCCAGTTGCAGTCGTCCGCTTTATATCCGACACTGCTGATCAGTGGAGCGCTCCTTTCCTACGGTGTCGCGACAAGCCTGCATGCGAGCGGCTTCTTAGCCGTTTACGTCACCGGGATTTGGCTCAGTAATCATGATTTGATTTACCGTGATATTCTCGTTCGGTTCAGCGGCAGTCTCTCCCACCTGGCAGAAGTCGGGATGTTCATCATGCTTGGACTGCTTGTGTTCCCAAGGCAATTGCTTGATCCCCAGACATTGTTCGTATCAGGCGTCATCGTCCTGACCTTGATTCTCATCGCCCGTCCGCTCGCCGTTTATTTGTCCTTGTTGCCTTTTCGGTACAATTTCCGCGAACAGAGTGTCATCACAGCGGCCGGTTTGCGTGGCGCCGTCCCGATTATTCTCGCGACCTATCCGTTATCGAGTGGTCTGCCGGATGCCTATCCGTTGTTCAATATCGTTTTTTTCACCGTCATGACGTCGGCGCTTCTGCAAGGAACGGCCTTACCATGGGTCGTCAAGCTGATGAAGCTCGATGCGAAACCGGCAATCGACATCGAACCGTTGATTCAATTCATGACGGTCGCGAATCCGAATGCCGAAATCGTCGAAGTCAGCGTTCCGTCCTTTTGCCGAATTGACGGAAAAACGCTGCAGGAGATTGAGATGCCTCAGGATTTGCTGGTCGTCGCTGTCATCCGGCACGACGCCATCATCACACCACGCGGGCAAACCCGGTTGATCGGAGGCGATCAATTGTTGATCTTGACGCCGAAACAATCGGAGGAACGCATCCGGAAGCTGATTGCGTCACTCGGAATTTAAGACCAAAAAGCGGACACCTGAGGGCGTCCGCTTTTTTGATCTGTTCTTTTCAAACCATCAGCTGCTTCCGGACACATCATCTGCCCGTTTAATCTGGACAACCCCCGGTGGACGATGCGGGAACGTGATAGTCAACCCTGCGAATCGGCAACTGTCATTACTGTTTTGCGCCTGGACGATCCATTCAATCGTTTCCTGTCGTGCCAAGGCATTACGGATCCGATTCTCGACCTGTTGTCTTGAAATTCCCTCACAGGTCACGTCCGTTAAATAGGTTGTCTCATCGGACTCAAATTGTTTCCAAATCCCTAACAGCAGCTGACCGACGGCACTGACAGGTGTTCCGTCCGGTTCGCCCGCCCCGACTGCTTGGTCGAGACGTTCGATTGCTTCCGGTGCCGTGTCACCAATCGCTAAAATCCGCCGTGATCCCTGTTGCATGATCCGGAACCTTTTTTGTCCGTCTTCCAGCCAGAGCCGCTGGGCAAACGGATTGACGGGAATGCCATGGAAAAACGTCACCGTCTCCCGCCAGGCAAAACCGAATGACGGATCGTAAGCTTGGATCGTCGCCATCGCTTGCGCGAGGAACGTTTGAACTTCCTGCTGCTCCGACTGCAGTTGTGTCCGAACATCCTCGAACTGATGGAGCGGGACGGTCAGTGGAATCCGGGTAAACAGCTCGCCTTCCGGGACACGATGCGGTGCGAGGACCGTTCCATCCAAACGGTAATCACTCGCCGGACGTCCCGTCCGTCCGACGAACATTTGCCAATCGTCTTCGACGGCAGCAAAGGCATACGTCTGATGGGCAAAGGACGGAGCGACGAACAGACCGGGAAACGGTTCGAACGTCGCAATCCGGAGCGGTTCGCCCGCATTCCATTCTTCTTCGATGATGCGGACCAGTTGTCCGGTCAACGACAGCGTATCTGTCAGATAACGTCCGGTATTGCTGTAGAACCCTAAGATGAATTCCCGTTCTTCCTCTTCAAAGGTCATCATCGTCATTTGAAATAAGGACTGGACCTGGGCTTCGGCAAACAAATCGTCGATGTCCTCCGGATGGTGCGACTCAATCGCCACCATCTGCCATCCCATCCGTTCATATAAATTGATCGTAATCGGGAAAAATAAGAAAGCACCATGGGTTGCCTCAAGTTTCAGGATATCCTGCATGGCAAGTCGTTCGATTCGTAAATCAAATCCCATCCGTTCCAGATGATCTTGCAAACGTCTTTTCCAGTGCGTGAACTCCATCTTTTTCCCTCCTTCTGCCTTATGCGCGTTTACGAAGCGGATTTTTGGACCAATAGAGATACAGTCCGACTAATCCGCCGATTCCAATCAGATATGCCGGGGTACCGCTGACTTGCATCAGAACGACCGGATTCGGCACGAATTGAATCAGGACTGCTTTATATGTGGCAAACAAGATGAAGCTGACTAAAAATTGGACCCACACCCGCTTTTTGACGTCGCGGATTTTCGGGGACGTGATTAAAATCGACATCGCATCAATCAAAAATAAGGCGATGATGGAAAATAAGATGTAATCCGCGAGGGCGAACTGGAAAATACCATCGATGCCTTCGATGAAAATAAACATCAAAATCGTTGAAATGTAATTCCGCGTCCAACGCTTTTGGGTCTCGACCCGTCGCAATTCCGGAATCTCGGCAATCATTTGATTCAGCCGTTCTTCCGGTGATTGGCCATGGACCGTTTCAAACGGTTTTTGTAAGCGTTGGGCTTCATAAAGATCCGCTTGGAGACGGCGTTCGATATCCGTCCGTTCCGGTTCTTCGACGTTCAGGTTCAAACGTGGTAACAGTGACTCTAAAATACGTGTGTTGGCTTTAGTAAGTTTCAAGCGAGATCCCCCTTTTTCACGTTTAAGTATACCGGTTTAACGGGAAAAAAGAATACTACGAAGATGGCGATTACTTGACGAATCACACATAAATATTCAGAATAGTTAAAAAGGTGACGCAATTTTAGGAAAGGATGGGTAACGAATGTACCAAACTTTAACGAATGCCACACTGATTGCTTTGTTGACAAGCGTCGGGATTGCCTTGCCGTTGACCCATGCAGAAGAAGACACACCGCATGAGCCGATCCCCTTACAAACAAATCAGACGGATGCTGAACCGGCCGCAACCGAATAAAAGCATGACCCCTTTCCCTTACATATGGAAAAGACGGGTCATGCTTTTATTTTGCGTTACCGGGCATCGTTACATTTTCTTCGATTTCGACTGCCCAGGCTAAGATGGTTGTGCTGTCCCGGACACCAAGCCGTTCAATCGTCGTCAGTAATGTCTTGACTCCGACATACGACGTCGTCAGGACTCTTTCCAGCTGTTTCCCGTCTTCGAACGGCGCTCCCGGACATTCAATCAATCCGTCCGTCGTCAACAACAGCTGATTGATCCCCTGTCGCAACTCACGAATTCCCCGGCTGTAGCAGGGAACGGGCAAATCAAACGTATTGACCCGGCCGATCCATTCAAAAAACTGCCGTTCGTTTAATTTGTATTGCAGATGGTTACTTAAATCGGGATGGAACAGATAGGCGAGAACATCGCCGACCGATAACCACCAGACGTATTTTCCCTTGCGGACAAGAAATAGACAGGCGGTCTCGCCTCGAACGGTTTGACAGGCGGTCCGAAACGTTTTATTTTCCAACAACGAGACGACATACCGTTCCAGTGAGGAAAACATCGATTCGACCGGTTCGTTCAGAATCCGTTCGATCTCTAAACGGTGCGACGTCAAGTAGCCGGTTAACAAGACGGCACTCTCGGCAGTGTCATGTGCATCGAGCAGCATCGTCCATTCCCAGTCCACCCCGACCCAAACGACACATCCGTCTTCATTTTTGGTCTGTCCGGAACGGCTGCAACCTCCGAATCGTCCCACCGTGATCGGTCCGACGGATTCCATCGAGATGACGTCGACGAACGGTGTTTCATTTCCTACCCAAACTAACTCGCTCATTTCTCTTGTTGCCCCTTTCAGTCCGTTTTTCCGAACACCCGTCAGCCCTTCTCTTTCCACCACAGGTTAAGGTGTCGTGACAAAGGGTTGAACGAATAAGCGAAGACGTTTTTCATAATTCTCAGGATGATCGGAATAGGTACTGCCGTGACCGGCTCCGCGAACCGGATACAATTGTTTGATGCCGGGTTTGGCTTGATACAGTTCATACACCATCCGGGGCGGAACCACCTTGTCCTCCATCCCCTGAATGAATAACGTCGGTACCATGATCCGACTCGTCTGTCGCGTGACCGAGACATCTCCATAGAAGAAGTCTTGCTCGACTTTATTAAAACTACTTGCGACAGCAAGAGATGGTCCGGCCGGATACGGCAGGTTGACTTTCGCAAGTGACTGGAACCAGTCATCCAGTCGGGCATAGGCGCCTTCAGAAATGACGGCCTTCACTTGTTTCGGGACGGTCGGTTCTCCTGCAGCGAGCAGTACCGTCGCCCCGCCAATCCCTACTCCGTGATATACGACTTGCCGGGTTCCGGTCTCTTCCATCAATTGGTTGGTCCAATCAATCAGATCCAACCGATCGAGCCAGCCATAATTCACTGTCCCATCGCTCGCTCCCTGACCACGCCGGTCCGGGACGAACACGTTATAGCCCAGCTGTTCCTGGTAAAAGCGGATCAGTGGTGCCGTCTGTGACGAACCGAAACGAACATCATCGGCAAGGAGTACAACCGTCTTGTCAGAAGAAGTTGTGGCCGGGAGATAACGCCCGATCCGTACTTCATCCGTCGTCGTCAATTGCAGTTGTTCCGTGTCCTGTTGTTTCATCCATGCTTGATCCGCTGTATCGTCCTTCTTCTCGGCAGGCAGGAGGCGGGAACGGTCGGACTGTCCGATTAACGTTTGTTGTATGCGGTATCCGTCATATCCGATCAGACTTCCAATCCCAAGCACAATCAGCAAGAGAACAAACATCCATTTCCGCACTAGTGTTCACTCCCTTTTTCCATCTGTTTCTACTACGAATCTATTCGTCACCGGACAATGGTGTCCCTGCCGGTGGAGTTGGCGGTTTAAGAAAAGTCTGTTGGTACCACGCTAAAACCTCTTCAAACTCCGCCTGTGTAAAGTAACCGGCATGAAACACGCTTGATCCGCGTAATGTGAGTTGAAACTTCAAAATATCTTTCTGTTCGAGAAAACGGGACACGTGGCCGGAGAAGGCTTCTATTTTCAGGCGGGGCGCATAAATCGTTTCCCGGTTGACGAGTTCTTTTCGTAAAATAAACAAATCGTCGTGATGTCCATAGCGGGTATTTTGATAGCCGGACCGGGCAACCGCATAGTACACCGGTAACAGCAGAATGAACGGTAAACCGAAGTAACGAAAAGGTTCCGGTAATCCATACAGCATCGCTCCGTTCAGCAGAACTAGTCCCAGGCTGTAACCGAACAGCGGCCAACGGACAACGTAAAAAAATCCCCGATCAACGGCCCGCTTGTGTGGATGCTGCAATTGAAAACGCGGTAAAAATTCCTTTAAAAAAGCATCGATTTCTCCGGTCCGGATGAACGGATGTAACAGCAACTTCTCTTCTTCGCCGCTTGCCGAGATGATGTGCAGCGAGAGATGGGCCCGCTTCAACCGCCGTTTGATCCAGCTTTCCTCTATGACGAGTGCCTGCACCTTATCCTGATGAAACACAACTTCCGTCCGGTTCAGGAAACCGTAGCCGATCGTCATCCGCTGTTTCTCGAGTGTTGCCCGAAACGATCCGTAGCGGAGGACGAATACTAAAATTGATCCAAGATAGATCAAGAGCAACAGCAGACCGCCGAGGATCAGTAACAAGACCAGTGATAAATGCAACAGCTCATCAAACGCCCGGCTGATGTATTGCTCAATGAACCGGTTGGCGAACTGATAGACGGCTCCGAACCCGACGAGCGCGAGACCCAGTCGGCCTGATAACGCGCCTGCCGTGATTAAATCCATCAAACCGACGGTATAGGTGGTGGCCGGAGCAGTATGTTCAGTTGGTTGCGACACCGTTGTTGCAATCGTCGACTTCAATTGTTTCGCAAACTCGAGCCGGACCCCTTTTAATTCGACTTCCGGTTTGCCGCTGTCGGACGAAGTCTCAACGGTCAGTGTCGCTAAACCAAGAATCCGTTCCAGCAGATTCTGATTGATCCCGATCGATTCAATTCGTTGGCGTTGCGTCGTCCGTTCACTTTTTCGAAAGATTCCTTTGTTGATCCGAATCGACTGTTCATCAATCGTAAACGTATAAAAGTACCACGAAATGATGCCGAACACGAGTAAGAGGAAACTGATGACCACGGCGCCGATCATCGTATACTTTCCGAATCCGTCATTCTTTAAATCATTGAACAAAATGACGGCAATCGGGATGACGAGTGACCGGAGCTGCGTCAACGTCGTCATTAAGATGAACAAAGGATGAACCCGTCGTGTCATAACGATTCCTCCTCCTGTTCCTCGAGTTTTGCGAATCGTTCAATCCGTTGTCGCAAGATGACCGCTTGTGTGACATCGAGTCCCGGCAATTCGATTTGACCGGACGCCGTATGAACGTTCATGTTCATCAAGTTCAATCGGCGAAGCAACGGACCGGACGACGTATCGATGATTTGTACTTTGACTAAAGGAGTCACGACATGGCGTAAAATAAAGATACCGAACTCAACGACTAAAAATTCATCATCCACCCGGTATTTAAAATACTTTTGCCGGATCTTCGGGATGTACACAAACTGGAGTAAAAAGAATACGATCCACACCCCGACGAGAATCCACATCCACCAGGGGGATAAATCCAGCCACTTGACCTGAACCACGGTTGCCGTTCCGATCAGTAGCAAATAAATGGTATACTTAATGCCGACGTATTGACGTTCGGCGGTCACCGAGGCACGTGGCAAACGTTGCCAGTCCTCGGTCGGTTGATTTGGTTGCATCCAATCGCCTGCCTTTCCTTTTTCCATACGGGAAGAGACTTGCTCAAGTTTCATTGTCATAAACAGACGTTGACATTTCGCTGCGAATCATCGCATATATAAGAGAGTAGAAATGTATTTCAAGGAGGAACCATGCTAACATTTGAAGAAAAATTAAACATCATCGAGACTTTCCCACAACTTGTCCGGAAAGAAGTCTCGCTTAACCGTGTCAATTTTCATTTCCCGGAAAGTCAGTTCGAGAAAAAAATCGTCGTCTATCATCTTCACCCGAACGGCAACGGTTTTGTCTACGCTGCAGGATTACCGGGATATGAAACGGATCGGAAAGGTTTCGTCAACATCCGTGAATTCTCCGAGCCTGCTTTAATTCTCTTATTACAAGATGCAATCAAAGCACTTGAGACGGTCGAGACCGTGGAAACACTGGAAGAAACATGGGTCAACGATAACCAGTTCGAATTGACATTGTTAAATGAAGACCTCGATACGTGGCTAGTGTACGCGGGCGACTTGCTTGACGGTGCGTTCAATTCGTATAAAGAAGCAGCGAATTATCTGGAAGAAGAAGGATTCCGCCGCAAATAAATAGTTAAAATGAACGGGACTGTCAATCAGTCCCGTTCATTTTTAGAGTCAACCGGTTTAAGGTCTGTTTGACCAGTTCCAAATCTTCTTCCGATACACCGAGTAACTCCTTTAAGGCCAGCGGAATTTGTTCGGCCTCGTTTCGGAGGGCCTGTCCGTCTGCTGTCAACGTGATTTGAATATGCCGTTCGTCAGTCGGATTTTTGACACGTTCCACTAAGCCCGAAGCTTCTAATTTTTTTAATAAGGGTGTTAACGTCCCTGAATCAAGATGCAACCGTTCGCCGACCGCTTTTAATGATTGTTGGTCCTCCTCCCACAAAACGAGCATGACAAGATATTGGGGATAGGTTAATCCAAGCGGCTCGAGCAAGGGACGGTATCGCTTCGTGATTTCACGGGAAATCGCATAAAACGGAAAACAGAGTTGTTCCTCCAGCAATAAGGGATTCGACATATATATCCTCCTTCAAGCAAAATAGTTGCGTTCTCATATAGATTGTATAAAATCTAATTGTAAGCTACTTAAATTAATCAGCCAACCCGAAAGGAAGTTATCATTATGAAACCAATGTTCACATCATCTGCTACAGCTGTCGGAGGCCGTGACGGCCGCGTCGTATCGGAAGACGGTATTTTAGACGTCGCTCTCGCTATGCCTGTACCGGGATCGAAGAAACAAGCGACAAACCCGGAACAATTATTTGCTGCCGGATACTCTGCTTGTTTTGATTCCGCTTTAAACCTGGTTGCCCGTAAGCAAGGAATCAAACATGACGGAAGTGAAGTCACTGCACACGTCACGTTGAATGAAGCAGCAGACGGATTTACACTTTCAGTTGAACTGGACGTTCTTGTCCGTGGTGTTTCAGAAGAACAAGCTGCTGAGCTTGGTAAACTCGCACACAGCGTTTGTCCGTACTCACGTGCAACAGCCGGAAACATCCAAGTCGACATCTTCACACGGACGACTGATTCAGAATAAGCATACCACTCCTCCTCTGGATTAGCGTATTTCGCTGAACCGGAGGAGTTTTTTGTTGTTTTTTTAAAGGGGCAATGTAAACTTCACTCTTTTCTTTGGATATTTTTATATCATAATTATGGTACATGAAATAAAGTATCCTTCAGTTTAAAAATCACACTGCCTTCTTCACAGTGTGATTCGACGATTTGTTCGATTATTTATTTTAATTGGTTGACGGACAGAATGACCAATTCCCCGGATACAATCATATAGTAGGCATCCTCGAACCGGTGACGAACCGCCTGTTCACCGTCGTATACCGTCACCATCGGCTCCGCGTCCGTGCCGATCGATTCATGCAGGTAGAACCGGTCACGTAACACCCGCTCAAACGGATCTCGGTCCAGATAACGGGCACCCGTCCGCAGATTCATCACTTCATGATGATGATTCGATCGGTCATTCACGATGAAAATCGTCGACTCGACATCGTCATACGTGAAGTCCAGCGGTTCGAAATCACTCCATCGGATTCGTTCCCGTTCCGTGATTGCCGATGGTTCCTTGATTTCATAAAAAACTTCTTCATTCAGACGTTCCGTATAGGCACTAAAGACGAGGTGTCCGTCCTGCTCCCCCAGATATTGAACGGTATCCCCTTCCCCGTCCAACCGTAACAAGGTCCGAAATGACAGATGTTCTACACCTTGTTCGATTTCAGCAACAATCGTCGATAGCTGGGCAATCAGTAAACTTTCCGAATGATCAATCGGATCTTCGGGTGAGATGACGCCACTTTCCAGGGCATCGTAAAAGGAAAATTCATCGAGCCGGGCATTGCAGACGATATAATCGATATCCGCCAACGTGACGAGGAAAAAGTACAGTTCGCGGTAGTTTTCCGTGATGCCGTACAATCGTTCATCCTTAATCGGATGCTCGCGAGTCGTCTCGACATCATATAAAAAGGCTGTCGTCGTTCCATCGACATGCAACAACACCATATACCGTTCATTCAACACCCAGTAGAGGGTCAAATCGCCTCCTAGACGCCACGTGGCGAGGTGCTCGCTTTTTCCGGAATGCAGGTCGATGGAAAGGAGTTGTGTTTCTCCGCCGTCTTCCCGGTCCTGTTCATTCAGACAATAGACTTTCCCCTTTTTGACGAATGGTCGTGTCGGTCCGTGGTCTTGCAATACATCAGGCGTCAGATCACTCTGTTCTTGATCCTCTAAATCAAACCGGCTGATATGAAATTGACTGCTGTTGAGTCGGCGTCGGAAATAAACCGATGATGGTGTGACATGTA
This region includes:
- a CDS encoding GNAT family N-acetyltransferase, which encodes MIRSAATHDVQRIATLLREKAELFKKRGSRQWSAYLETDLEALVQRDLNAGRLFVYEQGPDLLGSIALLPSLEWDQTLWSDREGLYIHRIVVSESAKGLGIGTRLLQHVIAVAQAEQEALRLDCVASNDFLNTYYTSFGFVPRGVRDGFATYEHVGMPVPK
- a CDS encoding SDR family NAD(P)-dependent oxidoreductase, with translation MNICVVTGANSGMGMVTIQELLERGDRVIATVRSEKKATLLIQLLREHAVSDKNLEVEVVQLDQLDSVRRFADVLFDRIGWIDRLILNAGIMVPPYHVTKDGFESQFQVNYLSHFYLIERLLPLIEQGHDPRVISISSLAGEGGMIRTDIELEAIAHVKKEQYNPMKSYRESKLLQMVHMRELAEEYGTRATFVSVHPGIVNTDLFYRGKYGKVLKTVLKPIAQVGYWTGKLYTPEYGAKTALYLATTDDVLDNGGYYADSAPRLSNPVVEDEAYRKQARALSKRWAGFV
- a CDS encoding potassium/proton antiporter; this translates as MNEGTVLLLAGILLLLAIVTTKFSVRLNVPTLILFVFVGILAGTDVSGLIDFADFEQARLFGTIALVIILFDGGLNTKWRHFKTVLPAALSLATVGVLVTTGLIAAVAHYLLDFSWPMALLIGALIGSTDAAAVFSLLNGRPIDQKVKHTLEAESGTNDPMAVFLTILFTEFALNPEAFSIVQGIFLLFYEMGIGLVIGLFVGWLLTSLMNRIQLQSSALYPTLLISGALLSYGVATSLHASGFLAVYVTGIWLSNHDLIYRDILVRFSGSLSHLAEVGMFIMLGLLVFPRQLLDPQTLFVSGVIVLTLILIARPLAVYLSLLPFRYNFREQSVITAAGLRGAVPIILATYPLSSGLPDAYPLFNIVFFTVMTSALLQGTALPWVVKLMKLDAKPAIDIEPLIQFMTVANPNAEIVEVSVPSFCRIDGKTLQEIEMPQDLLVVAVIRHDAIITPRGQTRLIGGDQLLILTPKQSEERIRKLIASLGI
- a CDS encoding protein phosphatase 2C domain-containing protein, which translates into the protein MSELVWVGNETPFVDVISMESVGPITVGRFGGCSRSGQTKNEDGCVVWVGVDWEWTMLLDAHDTAESAVLLTGYLTSHRLEIERILNEPVESMFSSLERYVVSLLENKTFRTACQTVRGETACLFLVRKGKYVWWLSVGDVLAYLFHPDLSNHLQYKLNERQFFEWIGRVNTFDLPVPCYSRGIRELRQGINQLLLTTDGLIECPGAPFEDGKQLERVLTTSYVGVKTLLTTIERLGVRDSTTILAWAVEIEENVTMPGNAK
- a CDS encoding alpha/beta hydrolase, translating into MRKWMFVLLLIVLGIGSLIGYDGYRIQQTLIGQSDRSRLLPAEKKDDTADQAWMKQQDTEQLQLTTTDEVRIGRYLPATTSSDKTVVLLADDVRFGSSQTAPLIRFYQEQLGYNVFVPDRRGQGASDGTVNYGWLDRLDLIDWTNQLMEETGTRQVVYHGVGIGGATVLLAAGEPTVPKQVKAVISEGAYARLDDWFQSLAKVNLPYPAGPSLAVASSFNKVEQDFFYGDVSVTRQTSRIMVPTLFIQGMEDKVVPPRMVYELYQAKPGIKQLYPVRGAGHGSTYSDHPENYEKRLRLFVQPFVTTP
- a CDS encoding PH domain-containing protein; translated protein: MTRRVHPLFILMTTLTQLRSLVIPIAVILFNDLKNDGFGKYTMIGAVVISFLLLVFGIISWYFYTFTIDEQSIRINKGIFRKSERTTQRQRIESIGINQNLLERILGLATLTVETSSDSGKPEVELKGVRLEFAKQLKSTIATTVSQPTEHTAPATTYTVGLMDLITAGALSGRLGLALVGFGAVYQFANRFIEQYISRAFDELLHLSLVLLLILGGLLLLLIYLGSILVFVLRYGSFRATLEKQRMTIGYGFLNRTEVVFHQDKVQALVIEESWIKRRLKRAHLSLHIISASGEEEKLLLHPFIRTGEIDAFLKEFLPRFQLQHPHKRAVDRGFFYVVRWPLFGYSLGLVLLNGAMLYGLPEPFRYFGLPFILLLPVYYAVARSGYQNTRYGHHDDLFILRKELVNRETIYAPRLKIEAFSGHVSRFLEQKDILKFQLTLRGSSVFHAGYFTQAEFEEVLAWYQQTFLKPPTPPAGTPLSGDE
- a CDS encoding PH domain-containing protein, whose product is MQPNQPTEDWQRLPRASVTAERQYVGIKYTIYLLLIGTATVVQVKWLDLSPWWMWILVGVWIVFFLLQFVYIPKIRQKYFKYRVDDEFLVVEFGIFILRHVVTPLVKVQIIDTSSGPLLRRLNLMNMNVHTASGQIELPGLDVTQAVILRQRIERFAKLEEQEEESL
- a CDS encoding MarR family winged helix-turn-helix transcriptional regulator, coding for MSNPLLLEEQLCFPFYAISREITKRYRPLLEPLGLTYPQYLVMLVLWEEDQQSLKAVGERLHLDSGTLTPLLKKLEASGLVERVKNPTDERHIQITLTADGQALRNEAEQIPLALKELLGVSEEDLELVKQTLNRLTLKMNGTD
- a CDS encoding organic hydroperoxide resistance protein; this translates as MKPMFTSSATAVGGRDGRVVSEDGILDVALAMPVPGSKKQATNPEQLFAAGYSACFDSALNLVARKQGIKHDGSEVTAHVTLNEAADGFTLSVELDVLVRGVSEEQAAELGKLAHSVCPYSRATAGNIQVDIFTRTTDSE
- a CDS encoding Six-bladed beta-propeller, TolB-like protein, with product MEILDARALPADHSDILHVTPSSVYFRRRLNSSQFHISRFDLEDQEQSDLTPDVLQDHGPTRPFVKKGKVYCLNEQDREDGGETQLLSIDLHSGKSEHLATWRLGGDLTLYWVLNERYMVLLHVDGTTTAFLYDVETTREHPIKDERLYGITENYRELYFFLVTLADIDYIVCNARLDEFSFYDALESGVISPEDPIDHSESLLIAQLSTIVAEIEQGVEHLSFRTLLRLDGEGDTVQYLGEQDGHLVFSAYTERLNEEVFYEIKEPSAITERERIRWSDFEPLDFTYDDVESTIFIVNDRSNHHHEVMNLRTGARYLDRDPFERVLRDRFYLHESIGTDAEPMVTVYDGEQAVRHRFEDAYYMIVSGELVILSVNQLK